The segment AGCAGAAGGGTTTACTTAAATTAATAAAGCACCATGTTGTACTATTTTGATGGCGTGTTATGACCTGAACATTCATTCCCTGATAATTTTCACTTGCAAAATGAAAAATATCGGATAATTTTCATTTGCAAGGTTATTATTATCTTTGGGGAAAATTTGGAAATCATGGTTAAAATATTGCACAGAAAACTATACTCATCTGTTATACAGCAAATTGAAGAGAAAGAATTTGCAATAATAACCGGCGCGAGGCAAACCGGAAAAACAACAATACTGAAACAGGTCTACGACTTTTTGCAAAAGAACGGAAGGAGCGCATTTTACCTTACACTTGAGGATCCTGATGTATTGTCGCGACTTAATCAACATCCTGAGCATGTTTTTGATTTTGTGATACGGCCGAATGGGGATAAGATATTTTTACTGCTCGATGAAGTTCAGTATCTTGATAAGCCATCGAATTTTCTGAAACTTCTTTTTGACAAGCACCATGAAACGCTGAAAATAATCGCAACAGGCAGCAGCGCATTTTATCTCGATAAGAAATTTACTGATTCGCTTGCAGGTCGAAAGAAGCTATTCGATCTTTTCACGCTTGATTTTGAAGAATTTCTGCATTTCAAAACTGAGGATGAATCACTGAGGATTGAGTTGGATAGGATCAGAACGAACGAAAACTATATCTCGGCAAGGCAAAAAGAGCTGGAAAGTTTTATGAATGAATACATGACTTACGGAGGATATCCGGCAGTTGTTCTGGCTGACAATGAGCAAAAGAAAACCGAAATCCTGAAAGAGTTGACCGGCTCATTTCTCAAGCGCGACATTGCCGAAGCCCAAATTCAGGATCAGGAGAAGTTCTACCGGCTTTTATTGATACTTGCCGATCAAACCGGCTCACTGTTAAACATGAACGAACTCTCACGACTGCTTTCACTATCGGTTACGGCAGTGGAGAATTATATCTTTGTATTGCAGAAGTGTTTCCATATCAGGCTTTTAAAGCCCTTTTACAAGAATATCCGCAAAGAATTAACCAAAATGCCCAAAGTCTATTTCAATGATATGGGGTTCAGAAACGTACTTCTGAAACTTTTCATTCCGGTTGAGCTGAGACTGGACAAGGGAGCACTGATCGAAAATTACGCGGTCATCAGGGCGGTGAGTAAATATGGAAGCGATGCAGTGAGGTTTTGGAGAACAACGGAAGGGAATGAGATTGATATGGTGGTTACCACCACTTTTAATAAGGGGTTGGCCATCGAGGTAAAATATGATGCTCAACATTTTAATCCGTCAAAATACCAGAAATTTGTTGCTTTTTATCCCGGTTACGTTCTGTCGTACCGCGCTTTGAGGGCGGCTGAAAGCCAACATTCGTTGCTGGGGTTTTGAAAGATTGCAAAATGGCCGGTTGGGAAACTAAATGAGGATTTTTCTTCCGGGTAAATTTTTCCCGGGCATCAGCAAGCAATCCAGCTTTAGACTTTACTCATGTCAATCTCAAAGTGTACCGGTTTTTCCATGGTGCTGCAGTGGAGCACGCATTGATCGCAAATGGAAAGTTCGCCACGAAGTCTTTTTTTCACCATGTCGTCAATCCTGATTTTGAGCGGCTCAATGTTGATGTGGTTGATCACTTCGGCGGCGAAGGCGTACATAAGCAGCAGCCTGGCATTGGCTTCACCGATTCCTCTCGATTTGAGATAGAACATGGCGTTTTGGTCTAATTGACCTATGGTGGCGCCATGGCTGCATTTTACATCGTCGGCATAAATCTCGAGAAACGGTTTGGTGTTCACGGTGGCTTTATCAGTGAGCAAAATGTTTTTGTTGTTCTGATAAGCGTTGGTCTTTTGCGCATCGCGCCTAACCATTATGTGGCCGTTGA is part of the Bacteroidales bacterium genome and harbors:
- a CDS encoding ATP-binding protein, which translates into the protein MVKILHRKLYSSVIQQIEEKEFAIITGARQTGKTTILKQVYDFLQKNGRSAFYLTLEDPDVLSRLNQHPEHVFDFVIRPNGDKIFLLLDEVQYLDKPSNFLKLLFDKHHETLKIIATGSSAFYLDKKFTDSLAGRKKLFDLFTLDFEEFLHFKTEDESLRIELDRIRTNENYISARQKELESFMNEYMTYGGYPAVVLADNEQKKTEILKELTGSFLKRDIAEAQIQDQEKFYRLLLILADQTGSLLNMNELSRLLSLSVTAVENYIFVLQKCFHIRLLKPFYKNIRKELTKMPKVYFNDMGFRNVLLKLFIPVELRLDKGALIENYAVIRAVSKYGSDAVRFWRTTEGNEIDMVVTTTFNKGLAIEVKYDAQHFNPSKYQKFVAFYPGYVLSYRALRAAESQHSLLGF